The nucleotide window GAAGAAATCAGGAGATAACGCCCGAACTGATAATACAATGAAATGAGTTCCGGGTCATAACCCGTTGCAAAATTTTTAATCCGGACATCTGTAGGATTTTTTGCTGCTTCGGAAGTTCCTAAATTCAGATCTACCCTTTTGAAATAGTTCTGATAAGCATTCAGATGGTTTTGAACTAAAGTTTTGAAACTTTTATTTGCTGCTGCTTCAATATACTTTCTGGCTTTTGCAACTTCGTCTGTATTTAAATTTTTGTAGTCTGTAAAATTGGTCGCAATGGAAATTAGAATCATGACCTCATGAGCATTGCTTACTGAAATTCCTTCCTCTGAGGTTTGAGTTTTCCCACCTTTGGTAATAAATTTTGCCAGTGCATTGAATTTCACCTGGCCCGGAATGCCGTCTAATGTGGAAGAAATCCCATCCATCTGTAAAGTATTGGCATCAATAGCTTTAACGTTCTTTTTAAGCTCACTATTGAATTTCGCTGTAAAGTTCAGTGCATTTTTGTGATCTGAACTCAATTTAATGACGATTACATGGTCTGGAATTGAGGCAAAAACTTCTCTTTTAAAATAAATGCCACCAGAGGTAAATGTAGTGGTTGCTATTGCTTTTTCAATGTCCAGTTCTCTGTAATAATTTCTGATCTCTTTAAGGTTATTCAGATCCAGTGTAAAATCACCAATATTCTGAAATGCCGAACCGTGAACTGTTTTAGCTGTTAATCCCTTATCCGCAAGAATTTGGGCTCTTTTATAGTTTCCATGAAATAAATAATAGCGGATTGAATCCAGAACTTTTGGAGCATCCGGATTATCATTCCGGGAAGGACCTCCAGACCAGAATGTCCCTTCATTCAGCTGAAGCTTTTCCTGATAAGGGTCTCCATAAACCATCGCTGCCATATTTCCGTTTCCTACCGGTAGAGCTTCCACCCATTGTTTTGCGGGTTTATCATACCACAGCTTATACTTTCCTCCTTTCTGGGCAAAGGAAAATATACTGATCAGAAGACCTATGGTGATGTAAAGCCCGGATTTCATTTTTATTTTTTAAATTTCAAACTATATTATTGTTATACTAAACTGTTTTCTTTCTGTTAATCAACGAAATGAGTCCCCAGGCTGCAACATATGAAATTCCTGCAATAAAGAAAATAATATTGTAACCGCCATTGACGTTTCCTGCCTTTTTGAATGTGTCCAAAACAATCCCGATGAACAACGGAAAAATAATTCCTGCCGCTGAACCGAGCATTCCGCCGAAACCAATAACAGAACTTACATAGCTGTTTGGTAACTGATCTCCGACCGTGGTCATAAGATTGGCTCCCCATCCCTGGTGTGCGGCTGTTGCAAAAGCAATGATAATCGTAATCATCCACATATTATCTACATATTTTGAGAACATGACCGGAACTACCATCAAAGCAAACAGTAACATCGTAATACTTCTGGCTCTTCCGATGGCCCAGCCTTTTTTGATCAGAAATGATGAGAGATATCCTCCACCGATACTTCCGATCGTGGTTCCGCTGTAGATAATAATTAATGGAAGCGATGGTTTTGTTAAATCCATTTTGAATACATCCGAAAAATACGCCGGCAGCCAGAACATGAAGAAATACCAGATAGGATCAGTTAAAATTTTACCAATGGCAAATGACCAAGTTACTTTATATTTCAGTAATTCCGATAAAGGAATTTTGGTTTTTTCCTCTGCTTTTTCAGCCTGATCACTTTTTATGTACTGCAATTCTTCCTTGCTGAGATTTTTTGTTTTTTCCGGTACGGCATAGAATTTCCACCAAAGGACAATCCAAACCATACCCAAAGCGCCGATCCAGACAAAAGTCTGCCTCCACCCGTAATGTCCGAGAATGAACGGAACCAATAGCGGTGCTAAAATAGCTCCCACCGTTGCTCCTGAGTTAAAAATTCCCGTTGCCAGTGCTCTTTCTTTTTTCGGAAACCATTCAGCGACAGACTTGATGGCAGCAGGGAAATTTCCTGCTTCACTTATTCCCAACGTGCTTCTCGCAATGATAAACCCGATGGTACTTTTTACAAGACCATGTCCTATCGACGCCAAACTCCATACAATAAGGGAAGCCGCATACCCGATTTTGGTTCCTACCCTGTCTATAAACCTTCCCATCGCCATGTAACCGATGGCATATGTCGTGGTAAAGGCCATAACGATATAGCTGTAATCTTTTTCATCCCAGCTAAATTCTTTTTCCAGTACAGGTTTCAGTAAACCCATTACCTGACGGTCAAGATAATTGATCGTAGTGGCGAGAAAGACAAGGGACAGCATCCACCATCTTATATTGCGGTTTTGAGGAGCCTGCATTTAATTATGATTAAGTTGTTGTAATAAATTCTGTGTTTTCTGGGTCAATTCTTCTTCATTACAATCTTTTCCAATAAGGGAACTTCCCAACCCTGCTGCTATGGCACCTCCATTGAGCCATTCTCTGATATCTTCAGTTTCAGCATGGATTCCTCCGGTTGGCATAAAATTCATTCCCGGAAAAACAGGCTGTACCGATTTGATGTAGTTCTTTCCTAAAGCATCAGCCGGAAATATTTTAACCAGTGTTAACCCATTCTGATGCGCGATATTGATATCGGAAGGGGTAAAGCAGCCCGGAATCAGAAGTATATTTTTTTCGAGAGCATGGTTTACCAATGCCTCATTGATAACAGGTGTAATGATAAAATCTGATTTTACGTTAGCATAATCATCCATTTCCTGTATATTTTTTACCGTCCCGATTCCTAACAGAAGATCAGGAAATTCTGTATGGGAAATTTCTTTCAGCTTAGTGAAATTTTCCAGTGCCTGATGGCCGCGGTTAGTATATTCTATCACACGGATTCCTGCTTCGTATAAAGCTTTTATGATATTTTTTGAGACTTCAAACGATTCGTTATAAAACAACGGAACAATTTTCTGGTCTTTTATTTTTTGTACTATTTCATTCATAATGTTTCGATATTAATGCTTTCATCAATGGTATCTCCCTTTACAAAAAGCTTTTTAAAAGCAACTTTTGTAGCATCTTCCAGAACCTGCTGTTCAGGATTTCCTTTTAAAATTCCATGAATCAAAGCGGCCATGAAAGAATCACCGCTTCCTACTCTTTCTTTAATGGTATCTGAATTATATTTTTCTGAAATCAAAAGCTGTTCATCAGCAAATAAGGTGGCAAAGTAATTCACCTGTTCCCCGTTTGTAAAGCGGAAAGTATTCGCAATTTTTTCTACCTCCGGGAATTGTCTT belongs to Chryseobacterium gleum and includes:
- a CDS encoding bifunctional 4-hydroxy-2-oxoglutarate aldolase/2-dehydro-3-deoxy-phosphogluconate aldolase is translated as MNEIVQKIKDQKIVPLFYNESFEVSKNIIKALYEAGIRVIEYTNRGHQALENFTKLKEISHTEFPDLLLGIGTVKNIQEMDDYANVKSDFIITPVINEALVNHALEKNILLIPGCFTPSDINIAHQNGLTLVKIFPADALGKNYIKSVQPVFPGMNFMPTGGIHAETEDIREWLNGGAIAAGLGSSLIGKDCNEEELTQKTQNLLQQLNHN
- a CDS encoding MFS transporter → MQAPQNRNIRWWMLSLVFLATTINYLDRQVMGLLKPVLEKEFSWDEKDYSYIVMAFTTTYAIGYMAMGRFIDRVGTKIGYAASLIVWSLASIGHGLVKSTIGFIIARSTLGISEAGNFPAAIKSVAEWFPKKERALATGIFNSGATVGAILAPLLVPFILGHYGWRQTFVWIGALGMVWIVLWWKFYAVPEKTKNLSKEELQYIKSDQAEKAEEKTKIPLSELLKYKVTWSFAIGKILTDPIWYFFMFWLPAYFSDVFKMDLTKPSLPLIIIYSGTTIGSIGGGYLSSFLIKKGWAIGRARSITMLLFALMVVPVMFSKYVDNMWMITIIIAFATAAHQGWGANLMTTVGDQLPNSYVSSVIGFGGMLGSAAGIIFPLFIGIVLDTFKKAGNVNGGYNIIFFIAGISYVAAWGLISLINRKKTV